Below is a window of Primulina eburnea isolate SZY01 unplaced genomic scaffold, ASM2296580v1 ctg973_ERROPOS1174311, whole genome shotgun sequence DNA.
aGCTTGGTTGTCGGCCAGCGGGTTCATTTGATGATCGTGGGAAGTTAAAAAAAACAAGAGTTCTGAAATGAAACAAAAAAAGGCTTAGAATAGATCATAAACAAGCCTTTTTACCCATAGTGGGTCTAATATGATATCGTCTCACGGATTCTAATCTGTGAGATGGAtcaaccttactcatattcacagTAAAAAGTTATATTCTTGGCACAGAAAATAGGcaaaaactcgtgtgagacggtcttacgggtcgtatttgtaagacggatatcttatttgagtaattcatgaaaaaatattactttttatgctaagaaaattactttttattgtgaatatcggtagggttgacccgtctcacatgtAAAGCCTTAtgtgaccgtctcacaaaagacctactctaaaaaataatactttttcacagatgacccaaataagagattcgtctcacaaatacgacctgtgagatcgttttacacaaatttttgtctactTCCCACGGATATATACTAAAATGGGAAACAGATATTATACTCCCTGGATGTCTGGATATGGTTTTCTTGGTGTTTTTATCTTCAAGTTAGATAAGATATCAGTCTCTCTCACCTGATATATGTGACATCCAAACTTTCTCACGccgaaatttaatttaaagtaaaaGTAGACATATATGTGagcaaatttaaatatttcacaTTTGTAATTTAAGCCCAGTAATTTAAATTTCGAAACGGTACATATTTTCCCCAAAATTATTAACAATGGAAAAACATGCCCACAGTGTCAAAATCCCCCATGGGGAAGGAGCTAGCAAGAGGACATCGTGATATATTTCACCAAAATTATTAACATTTTAAATTTATCGTAGTTTCGGAAGAACGGATATAGAACAGACAtaggaaaaaaatatttgtaatattctgatcagttcGATCTTTGTAATATTATGACCAGTTCATGATCAtaggaaaaatatttaaaaagttAAAGTTCCTATATATGCAGTAAAGGTCTGGGGATAGAAATAGGTGTAACAATGAAGAGGACATAACACATGAAATGGAATTTAGACGAGTTTGAAGTGACAAATAATTATGATTGTAAATTGGATATCATGTATTTGATTATTGTTAGAACAGAGGGTGACTCTCAAGGTTAGCAGTTGTGAAGTACACTCAAAAGACTTTGTGCTTTGGATAGAGGTGCAGCTGGACAACTGGAAAAAGGCAAGAGTTAGTTCAACTGGCGGTTATCTCTTGTGGacaagtatatatatacatatatcttGGTTAAAGGAGGAGACAAGAGATTGCAGGAGAACGTAAATCAAGAAGTGCACCGATAGGGAGAAACATTGAGAGCATTTGAGAGATAGATCATTTGTGATTCAATTTTTGACTATTGTTTTGTGCGCTTGTAATCTGTTCTTTGTGATATTCATCAATAAAAGGTTTGGCTGGTTCCTTCCGTGGACGTAGGCGTTTCTCATCGCCGAACCACGTATATGATAGCGTCGTATCAAAAGCATTAGTGTTGATTCATTGTTGTGCCGTGATCGTGTTCATATCTATAGCTTATCGATTATTCTTCACAATTATTGTCACTATATATGATCCTAATACTAAAAATCTATATATGAAGTTCGTGGAAGAGAAAACAAACGGAAAATAAGATTGGTTCTAATAACTGAACAGCAGGAGAACTCGAGAAAGTACAAACTATGTGATAAAAGCTCCAATAGTCAACAGGAAGAGGGGTCCAAATTTGTACAAATTTGAGCAGCAAATAGCACAATGACACCGAAGTAGCCAACAACAAAAGTTCAAGCAAAAGTTGTAGCCAAACTATGTTTCAAGTACATGAAAAAACAGCTCACACTGAACAAGAATTCACCATTTTACTTCTTATCCAGTTCATTCGTAAGCTATAAATTTGAACTGCTATTACCGATTGATAACCTCCGAAAAGCACAAGCAACGAGAGTCCTTCCGGCAAGAAGGCTAAACCTAGACTTACTGGACGATCTACCTCCGTTACTCGTTGATGGAACATCAACTTCTGCTGGAGCAACATTCGCACCAACACCAGTTATTGTTCCATTGATTATTGATGGGAACTCTACCCCGTCATCATGGGCTCCTCCACCACTAGTACTCACCTCCATGGCCTCAGGTTCGATCTCATCGACATCCAAATTCACAGCCAGAGTTACCCTTCTGGCCCTCAGCCAGTCTGCAACTTCACTCGTCACTCCCTTGCActtcttcactttcatcttcACCAAATTGGGACACCCAAAAGCGAACGCCTCAATCCCTGCATCTGTCACACGACAACCCTTTATGcaaagcttcttcaatgccacaCATTTAACTGCAATACACGATATCTCGGGATCGCCTATTGTTTCACTTCCACAAAGGGCCAATCTTTCCAACTTTTGACAATTTGAAGCCATAGCCATCAAACTCACGGAACTCGGGTTCACCCCAATAAGAACCAGTTCCACAAGATTCACACAATTCTTGGCAATCGAAATCAGACCCTCATCGCCTATCCTGTTCGTCCTCCACCCATCTATATGTAGCTTCCTCAAAAGCTTACAAGTCTCGGCAATTGCCGAAATCCCATCATTCGAGCAGTCAGGAGCCTTTACCAGGTGCAAGATCTCCAAATCCGGGCACTTCGAAATAGCCATTAGCCCCACATCACTCACTTGCAGCCTCTCCAAATGTATCTCAGTCAAACAATTCTTCTTCCTAGTAATAGTTTCCAGTAACATATCCCAATCACCCAAACACCTCAAAACCTTCaaagttttcaaatttttggatccAATCATCAATGACCCAAAACACTGGCCGTTGTAAAGCTCCTTGAGAGTAATTGACTTCAGCGACGATGCTGCAACCCCTGGTCCAATCATCTCAGCAGTATATAAATCATTAATTCCCCGCAAACGTTTAACCGAAAGTTCCTCGAGCGAATATGAATTATCCAACAGAGCGTTCATGCCTTTGGCTCCAAACATACACGATCCGCATGAAAATTTACGCAAATATTTACAATTTTGTGCTAAAGCCAACATTCCCTGATCAGAGATCTCACGGCAGCCGCGGAGCTTGAGGCGGGTGAGTTTGCGGCATCGGAGGGAAATCAAGGTCAACGCATCGTCGTTTATGCTAACGGACTTTCGGTCGCAGCGGAGGGCAAGCTTAGTGACCGAATCAAAACGGGCGAATATCACGGGGAGGTGAGTAGAAACCTCGTTTGTGCCGTTAAGAGCAAGGCGGATGCGGCTCTGTCCTTCAACGGCGAGCCAGCGTCGGCAGACCATGGAGCACCGGTTCCTGTCGCCGGAGCTCAAAGACTGGAATATTAGAGCTAAGCATTCATCGGGAATCTCGGACGAGTAATCGTGTCGTTGATCTACAGAGACGCCCACCGCAGGCCGTGGATTCGAGTCATCGGAGCAGGACTCTCGGATAAAGTTGGGATGAAGGATATGATTCGAACTCTCGGGCGAATAGTCTTGGATGGAGGCGCTTTGGCCCATTTCAGGTTGTTTCACGACGGCGAGAGGAAAAAACGCGCCGCCGGGGGGTAAGGGAATTTGGTGGTCGGATTGAGTTCAGATTTGGAAGATGAGGTGAATATAAATGTGTGGTATTAAAAGATTTGACCCGTCAAAAAGGGATAGGTATAAATTACAATGgaactttttaattttttttttgaaaaatactattattaattaatttataatcgaaatacaaatatttgaaatcacactctttattaatttaaacaattaaacaaatataatataacCTGAATACATTTTACTGTATCAAAATGTTTCAAGAGTTGCATAATTATATTAAGTTTTGGGAAATGTTGGATCCTACGAAGGTAATTCATACTTTATTATAGAAAAGCAAAATGATTACTTATTTGTAACTTTTTCCAATGCCAAGGCTCCCTTTATCCAGAATTTGGTGCTTTAATGCTTAGGATTCCAGTACCCCATTTCGACGTTGTCCAAGTGTCCACCCAGCGCccattttaataatttagccCCAATAAATTTTGTCAAATTATCATAGATTTCAAAGGCCACTAACTGCggattttaataataataataataatataaaaatcatGTTATATCACCAAAAAATATGGATTAAACCCCTAAAGAAAATTGTAGATGtattcactacaagaaaaacgggACTATTTTTTATAAACTAACTATCTTGAACAGCGATAGTTATGACAAAAAACTAAaaccttaaaaaaaaaatacatatatcaCTGTAAATTCATAATGCATAAAATATAGGCTTGCGGTGTGCAGATTGGCCAATTTATGCCCACATTTTGAATGAGTTGAAAAAATTTCAACCCAACCCATTTTAGTTATGTGACGGAACCGATCGATCTGATGAGTGCAATCCATATTAACGATTCTAAAAATTACTCCAGAGATAGCAATCGCAGTATGATAATTAATATATACTATCTATGCTATTCTATTAAGTTTGAGATACTTAAAGTAACTAATTTTGGTGTCATagtctgttttaataattatatatattaataaaatgttaaaattttaatgcaagTTATATGTCGTTCAGCGGATAGAATTATTGTTTTTTGGGATTTAGGCTATAGGTTCAATTATCAATCAGGTCATTACGCAACGCGTGCATCGGGTGTACTAGTATATATTATTAACGGGAGATCATGGAATTGGATGTCGAGGATTATGGGCCCATATACGGTCATTTGCTTCTCATGAACGGGCTCAAAATGGGAAAATTGTTGGGCCCGTTTTAACGGCTTTACAATAACAAGTCTGAGTGTAGATTGAATAAATGGCATCTCTTGTCACGGACTTGACTTTTTATGCGTTGAATTTTGCTACTCAGTTTTTCTGTATTTGTGAACATAAAAAACCAAAGCATAGATAGCATCAGATTTCATATATCCTTTTATCAAAATGATTCCTACTTCTATAACGTTTTTAGGTGAGGGATACAGTTTATTACAATTTGTTCTGGAAACTGAGACCTCGTCTCGATTTTTTTGAGATCTTGGTGTCAAATAGACTATAAGTCATTTTTGTTTGAAAAACAATGAAAATCGAGTCTACGGAAAAAAATGCAAGTTCGCTCGAATGGGCATCCTATATATGATCCGGTCAAGTTTTTTTAATGAActtatttgatttaaaaaaaaaaaatcatttctcaatttaaaaaaatacactACTGTGCATATGATAATGTTAACACTGAGTGGATCATATAAACACGTAGTATCGGATGTTGAAAAATGGAGTGTTGGGGAAAACCCATAAACCGCAGAATCCATCACGTTAAATaattaagaatttgactgaaaacttAAGCGGAAGCGTACCTGAAGCCATAATTCTGAATTGTTTAGAACGTGTCTTGATCTTCCAGATCTACGCGCTCTTTCCTTGAGAGAATCCTTTACTTTTCTCTTCagaactattttcttaatgGGAGAGAGAATAGTGAAAGTGACAACGCGAGATCTGGGGACCATGACCCTTATTTATAGATAATATCTTCTGATATTTCCGTTTTAGCCcatcataaaaacagaaattacacTTATGTCTCTACACATTAAAGGCCCACAGCCCATTAGATACATTAAAGCCCAATAACCCGAAACTTTATttgatcactttattttgggcttaACTTAACAGACAACCCACacacataattattcacatataagcccataaaaataaaattgatccaacaatctcccacttgggcTATATGTGCAACTTTATAATTATGTTTGTGAAAATAACCTTATGAGCTCAAAAATTGTTGTCATTCCGAAATGTATCTATAACCAATCCGGTCCATCAATCACACCAACATAGGATCAAAGCAGTCTTCGCTACACTCAAGGTAACTAGACCCATCAATGGTCACATATGCCAACACAACTGAATGACATGGATCATGAAGTGGATGTGTAGCATGGAAATTTCATGCAATGTGACCGTAACATGCCTATTTCCAACTGGTCCTCCCTGAACCTTATTGAGATCAAACTTTAAACCATAATCAGAGTGTGACTTCACttgaaatttatttctgcagaaaataaatttacatgACTGTAACTGAAAATGTCTACAActgaaaagcatttaaaataacaaactcCCACTAAAACTGAATTTCCTCAATTGACATAACACCCATACTAGCAATGTGCTCATGAAACTGTTTGGGTGGTAGTCCTTTAGTAAGCGGATCCGCAACCATGGAGTTTGTACCGATATGCTCAATAGACAACTTTCCACTCTGAATTCTTTCTTTAACAACCAGAAACTTGATGTCAATGTGTTTAGACTTCGTTGAGCTTCTGTTGTTATTGGAATACATAACTGCTGATTTATTGTCACAATGTAATCTTAGTGGCTTTTCAATGCCATCAACAATGCGCAGTCCCGTGACAAAATTTTGCAGCCATATTCCATGATTGGATGCCTCATAACACGCTACAAACTCAGCTGCCATGGTGGAAGAGGCTATAAGTGACTGTTTAGCACTCTTCCAGGAAATGGCACCTCCAGCAAGGAGATAGATGTAGCCCGACGTAGATTTCATACTATCTTGGCATCCAGCAAAATCGGAGTCAGTATACCCAATGATCTCAAGCTGATCCAACCTCCGATATATGAGCATGTAATCTTTTGTTCTCTGTAGGTATCGTAAGACCCTTTTGACTGCTTTCCAATGTTCCACTCCTGGATTACTTAAATATCGTCCTAACATTCCTGTCACGTACGCAATATCTGGACGTGTACAAACCTGAGCATACATCAGACTTCCCACTGCAGATGCATAGGGAATCTTCTGCATTTCCTTTTCCTCAAAATCATTCTTTGGGCATTGTTTGAGACTGAATTTGTCTCCCTTAGCTACAGGGGTATCCGTTGGTTTACAATCTTGCATCCCATATCGCTTGAGAACTTTCTCGATATAGCCTTTCTGAGATAATCCAAGAATACCTCGAGAACGATCCCGATGTATCTGAATACCCAGTACAAAAGATGCATCACCAAGATCTTTCATCTCAAAATTCTTTGATAGAAATCTCTTGGTTTCATGCAACAACTCTATATCGTTGCTAGCGagcagaatgtcatcaacatataaaaccagAAAAATATGCTTACTCCCACTGAACTTATGGTACACACAATCATCGACCAAATTCATCTCAAAGCCAAACGagatgatcacttgatgaaatttgaaatacCATTGTCGCGATGCCTGCTTGAGCCCATAGATGGATTTCTTTAATTTGCAAACCATATTATTTGTGTCTTTGGACACAAAATTTTCTGGCTGCACCATATAAATCGTTTCATCAATGTCACCATTTAGAaacgcagtctttacatccatctgatgaAGCTCAAGATCGAAATGCGCCACCAAAGCCATTATAATCCTTAAAGAGTCTTTCGAAGAAACCGGAGAGAAAGTCTCTTTATaatcaatgccttctttctgtgTAAAGCCTTTAGCGACAAGACGAGCCTTATATCTTTCCACATTGCCTTTCGAATCCCTCTTGGTTTTAAATATCCATTTGCAACCAATGGGCTTCGTACCTTTAGGCAATGGGACAAGATCCCATACGTCATTGTCCTTCATGGACTTTATCTCCTCATTCATGGCATCATTCCACTTTTGAGAGTTAGAACTATCCATGGCTTGACGGAAGTTAATAGGATCATCCTCCATCAATCCAATGTCTGCCtcatgttcttgaagaaatacaATGTAATCGTCCGGAACTGCATTTCTCCGCTCTCTAGTAGATCTCCTTAATGGCATAGGTTCTGGAGGTGCTTGAGTTTGTTCATCTGGAATGGGAGAATCTCTAATATTGTCTTCCTGTATTGTGTCTTGGTCAAAGTGAGGAATATGATCCTGATCAATGTCCAAGACACCTGTGGGAATATTTACATATTCCTCTTCAAAGACAATATCCCTTACTTTATCTCCCCCCGCAAACTCAACATCCTCAAAGAACCTGGCATTTTCTGACTCAAAAATCGACTTACTCGTGGGATCATAAAACTTGTACCCCCTGGATCTTTCAGAGTAtccaataaaataacaactaacCGTCCTTGAGTCCAGTTTCTTTTCATTAGGCTTGTAAGGCCTTGCCTCAGCTGGACATCCCCAAACGTGCAGATGCTTAAGACTGGGCTTTTTACCCGTCCAAAGTTCATAAGGGGTTTTGGTCGCTGCCTTAGTTGGAACCCTGTTAAGGATATATGCTGCGGTCTTTAGTGCTTCTCCCCAGAGTGATTCTGGTAAGGTAGAATGACTGATCATACTCCTCACCATGTCCTTAAGCATTCTGTTTCGTCTTTCAGCAACACCATTCATAGTGGGCGAACCCGGCATAGTGTACTGTGGGACGATACCGCATTCCTCTAGGAATCTAGCAAAAGGTCCTGGACGTTGTTCACCTGAACCGTCATATCTACCATAGTATTCACCACCACGGTCAGATCTAACGCTTTTAATCTTTAAGCCaagttgattttcaacttcagctttATAGTTTTTGAACACATCCAATGACTGTGCCTTTTCATGAATGAGATAAATGAAGCCATATCTTGAAAAATCGTCTGTGAACGTTATAAAATACTGTTGACCATTCCAAGAAGCCGAAGGgaatggtccacaaatatcagtaCGTATAAGTTCTAAGACGCCTGAACACCTATTGGCTTCAAATCTCTTTTTGTTGGTTTGTTTTCCCTTTATACAATTAacacaattattaaaatatgtGTAATCTAAAGGTTCGAGAATTTCGTCTGACACAAGTCTCCTTATTCTCTTTTCAGAGATATGACCCAATCTTTTGTGCCATAACGCAGCTGAATTCTCACTGGTTAATTTTCTTTTAGTGCCTCTACTTGTTTGCAGGGATTCATTAAATGAAGCAATAACATCCAAAAAATAAAGATTATCGTATCCTGATAAAGAACCAGAACCAACCAATTTTGAATCGAGAAACAAACTGAATATTCCATTTCCAAAAGAACAAGAATAACCAAATTTGTCCAGTGCAGAAATGGAAATCAAATTCCGTCTAAAAGACGGCACAACAAATGTTTCATAAAGATCCAAATATATTCCAGTCTTTAACAATAATCTAAATTTTCCTATTGCCTCAACTTCAACTTTGTTGCCGTCACCAACATAGATGAATCTTTCAGCATCATTTGGTTTTCGGCAATCCAGGCAACCCTGCATAGACACACTGATGTGAGTTGTTGCACCAGAATCTATCCACCACGTGTGTCTAGGCACTGAAGTTAAATTAACCTCAGAACAAACCATATTCAGAAGCATACCTTTCTTAGCACGCCAAGCGTGATAATTACTGCACTGCTTCTTCATATGCCCATCACTGCCACAGAAAAAACAACCAGAACTTTGAGAATCACTAGGATTCTTCTGTTGTTTCTTCGGAAGCTGTGTATCCGCAGCTACCTTATCCTTCCTTTTCTTTCCTTTATCCTTCGAGGTAGAGGCATAATGAGCACTTTCTGTCTTGTCTTGCTTCAACCTTTCCTCTTCCTGGACACAGTGCGAGATGAGCTCATTCAGAGACCAAGTCTCTTTCTGACAGTTATAGCTCACCTTGAACTGGTTAAACTGAGGAGGAAGAGATATCAAAACCAGATGCACCAGCAAGTCCTCAGAGAGGTCAAGCTTCAGTGCTTTTAACCTTGAAGCAAGATGAGACATTTCCATAATGTACTCCCTAATGTTGCCCTTACCTCTGTACCTCATTGAAATGAGGCTTGCCAAAAGTGTACCAATTTCAGACTTTTCACTTTTAGCAAACCTCTTTTCGAGGTCTTGAAGGAAAGCCTTAGCTGTAGCAATGTCGCTAGACATTGTGCCCCTGAATGTTTCCGGAATGGCCTTCTTCATGATCATCATACACATGCGATTTGATCTTTCCCACCTTTCAAACTCCCTCTTTTCATCAGAGGTACTCTTATCCGTAATGACGGGAGGAGAGTCAATCCTTATCGCAAGGTCTAAATCCATGACTCCGAGAACTATCAACAAATTCTCTTGCCATGATTTAAAATTCGAGCCATTTAACATAGGAATAGAATTTATGTTGGAATGAATATTTGCAGGAGTCAAATCTGAACAgagaacaaaaacaaaaacatacATGCTCAAccaaatatccaaataaaataatcaataaattcaaataatgtaAACCCCCATAAACAGAATATCGAGCACTCCATTAATGTTTCATCTTTGGACAAAAGATTAACTTGTAAGTGATATCCTGGCGCAGCAGTCAAACACTGATAGTAACTATCATGTCAAATAACAACcttcctttgggccgatttaTTATTCACATGAAAAAACGAACAACTATCACATGTTTACCACCACAATTGCATATgtgattatattaaatattaaccttCCTTTGGGCCGATCAATATTCATATAAATCACATATACCCAAAATCTTTttgtatttcaaaataaatttaatttccaTAAAAGAGGTCAATTTGGCgacattttatttcaattaatcaattttaaaaatacatattaccTTATCATTATTTGAACTAATGAAAATTTAACCTTAACCGAATAAACCTGaaaccgaaaaaaaaaaaaaaaaaaaaaaaaaaaaaaattggaaattCCGTACGGGCCGACCGACCCGAATCCGTACGGATCGGTCCGACCCGGGTCCGTACGGCCCGACCCAAAACCGTATGGGTCGGGTCGACCCGGTCCGTAAGACCCGACCCGAAACCATATGGGTCGGTCCGACCAGTTCAGTACAACCCGACCCGAACcgtaccttttttttttttttgaaaaaaaaaaatatccgacttttcgattttctttttttttttttttttttgaaaaactggAAGAAAAATCGAAATCTTATACCAAATCTTTAAAATTTACAACCAAATCTTTTTACCAAAACTGAaactttaaaagatttgattttcaaccaaaatattttccagATCTGAAGCCATAGAACAAAAATTTTCAGATctaaaccaaaatatttttcagatctgaaaccgtatcaaaatattttcagatctgaaaacatatcaatatatttttcagatctgaagccatatcaaaaaaattttaaacaaaattttattttcagatctggATCCAAAAAGTATCCAAAAACTTTAAACAAATCTCAATGATTCAAACATGAATGGCTCtaataccacttgttggggaaAACCCATAAACCGCAGAATCCATCACGttaaatcattaagaatttgactgaaaacttAAGCGGAAGCGTACCTGAAGCCATAATTCTGAATTGTTTAGAACGTGTCTTGATCTTCCAGATCTACGCGCTCTTTCCTTGAGAGAATCCTTTACTTTTCTCTTCagaactattttcttaatgGGAGAGAGAATAGTGAAAGTGACAACGCGAGATCTGGGGACCATGACCCTTATTTATAGATAATATCTTCTGATATTTCCGTTTTAGCCcatcataaaaacagaaattacacTTATGTCTCTACACATTAAAGGCCCACAGCCCATTAGATACATTAAAGCCCAATAACCCGAAACTTTATttgatcactttattttgggcttaACTTAACAGACAACCCACacacataattattcacatataagcccataaaaataaaattgatccaACATGGAGTCCCTCGTATATCAAAATAATGCCCATCAGATGCATCCAATTTTTGTGTGCAATtgctataattttttataaaatgatAAACAACAATCTTACAATCTGTATCAGTGTCAATATCACGTGTTTCATTCTCATCAATGGCAAGAAGTacaattattatgatattgattgttgTGATGCAGTAATCAATATTGTTATTGGAACAATCAAAACATGACGCTTGAATTACTATagagtttttaaaaaattgaatcgAATTATCCCCACCAACTATAATTTTGATCGAAACCAAATACCTTCGATACTAAAcgtagaaataaaaaaaatcgagaGATGAGAGTTGACTATATAACTTTCATCCATCGCCATGGAGTCATGGACTTCACCTAACCG
It encodes the following:
- the LOC140822585 gene encoding F-box protein At1g47056-like codes for the protein MGQSASIQDYSPESSNHILHPNFIRESCSDDSNPRPAVGVSVDQRHDYSSEIPDECLALIFQSLSSGDRNRCSMVCRRWLAVEGQSRIRLALNGTNEVSTHLPVIFARFDSVTKLALRCDRKSVSINDDALTLISLRCRKLTRLKLRGCREISDQGMLALAQNCKYLRKFSCGSCMFGAKGMNALLDNSYSLEELSVKRLRGINDLYTAEMIGPGVAASSLKSITLKELYNGQCFGSLMIGSKNLKTLKVLRCLGDWDMLLETITRKKNCLTEIHLERLQVSDVGLMAISKCPDLEILHLVKAPDCSNDGISAIAETCKLLRKLHIDGWRTNRIGDEGLISIAKNCVNLVELVLIGVNPSSVSLMAMASNCQKLERLALCGSETIGDPEISCIAVKCVALKKLCIKGCRVTDAGIEAFAFGCPNLVKMKVKKCKGVTSEVADWLRARRVTLAVNLDVDEIEPEAMEVSTSGGGAHDDGVEFPSIINGTITGVGANVAPAEVDVPSTSNGGRSSSKSRFSLLAGRTLVACAFRRLSIGNSSSNL